One window of Tenacibaculum maritimum NCIMB 2154 genomic DNA carries:
- the topA gene encoding type I DNA topoisomerase produces MAKNLVIVESPAKAKTIEKFLGKDFQVESSFGHIADLPSKELGVDVEGDFLPKYIVSTDKKAVVKKLKDLAKKAETVWLASDEDREGEAIAWHLAEQLKLKEDTTKRIVFHEITKKAILKAVDNPRDINYNLVNAQQARRVLDRLVGYELSPVLWRKVKGGLSAGRVQSVAVRLIVEREREIECFVPVASYRVDAEFVSANGKKFKAKLGKNFPTKAAAAAFLDSCIEAQFTVADLQKKPAKKSPAPPFTTSTLQQEASRKLGFPVAKTMMVAQRLYEAGLITYMRTDSVNLSDDAKNAAQTEIINSYGEAYSKPRNFSTKSKGAQEAHEAIRPTNMESHEISGEYDQARLYSLIWKRTIASQMSEAQLERTVVKIDNDKNKKQFTANGEVITFEGFLKVYLEGTDNEEEETAGMLPMMKVDELLKNEYITATERYTRSKGRFTEASLVKQLEELGIGRPSTYAPTISTIQRRQYVEKGTVEGKERPYAQLILKENKVDEKKLVEKVGSDKGKLVPTDIGNIVNDFLVANFSNILDFGFTAKVESDFDNIAEGKEDWIRMIKEFYQDFHPTVEDVAANAERAKGERLLGVDPDSGKNVYVRLGRFGAMVQIGEATDEEKPKFASLQGDQTMNSITYEEAMDLFQLPKTLGTYDNLEVVVANGRFGPYIKFDGKYVSLDKGENPMSVDMDRAIELIEAKRKADAPIGVYEGMPIQKGVGRFGPYIKWNSIFINVNKKYDFENLSKSDLEELIEDKKRKEREKLIHNFEEVGIRVEKARWGRFNVIKGKIKVELPKTTEIEKMTQEEAEKLIEAKTPKKKTTKKKAKKKK; encoded by the coding sequence ATGGCAAAAAACTTAGTAATCGTAGAGTCACCTGCAAAAGCAAAGACAATTGAAAAATTTTTAGGAAAAGATTTTCAAGTTGAATCGAGTTTTGGACACATTGCAGATTTACCCTCGAAGGAATTAGGCGTAGATGTAGAAGGAGATTTTTTGCCCAAGTATATTGTTTCTACTGATAAGAAAGCAGTTGTAAAAAAACTAAAAGATTTAGCAAAGAAAGCAGAAACTGTTTGGTTGGCAAGTGATGAAGATCGAGAAGGAGAGGCAATTGCTTGGCATTTAGCAGAGCAATTAAAACTAAAAGAAGATACTACAAAACGTATTGTTTTTCATGAAATTACTAAGAAAGCAATATTGAAAGCAGTTGATAATCCTAGAGATATTAATTATAATTTAGTAAATGCTCAACAAGCGCGTAGGGTTTTAGATAGGTTAGTAGGTTACGAGTTGTCACCAGTACTGTGGCGAAAAGTAAAAGGAGGTTTGTCAGCTGGTAGAGTCCAATCAGTAGCAGTTCGTTTGATTGTAGAGCGTGAACGAGAAATAGAGTGTTTTGTTCCGGTAGCATCTTACAGGGTTGATGCAGAATTTGTAAGTGCAAATGGTAAAAAATTCAAGGCTAAGTTAGGAAAGAATTTTCCAACGAAAGCAGCAGCTGCTGCTTTTTTGGATTCTTGTATAGAAGCTCAATTTACAGTAGCAGACCTACAAAAAAAGCCCGCTAAAAAATCACCAGCTCCACCTTTTACAACATCAACATTACAGCAAGAAGCTTCAAGAAAATTAGGATTTCCCGTAGCCAAAACAATGATGGTTGCTCAGCGTTTGTATGAAGCAGGGCTTATCACATATATGAGAACAGATAGTGTAAACTTATCTGATGATGCAAAGAATGCAGCGCAAACGGAAATTATTAATTCATACGGAGAAGCATATAGTAAACCACGTAATTTTTCAACAAAATCAAAGGGAGCGCAAGAAGCTCATGAGGCAATCCGTCCAACAAATATGGAGAGCCATGAAATTTCAGGAGAGTACGATCAAGCCAGACTTTATAGTTTAATTTGGAAACGTACTATTGCATCACAAATGAGTGAAGCGCAATTAGAAAGAACAGTTGTTAAAATTGATAATGATAAAAATAAAAAGCAATTTACAGCTAATGGAGAGGTGATTACTTTTGAAGGGTTTTTAAAAGTATATTTAGAAGGAACTGATAATGAAGAAGAGGAAACTGCGGGCATGCTACCAATGATGAAGGTAGATGAATTGTTGAAAAATGAGTATATAACAGCTACGGAGCGTTACACTAGGTCTAAAGGTCGTTTTACAGAGGCTTCTTTGGTAAAGCAACTGGAAGAATTAGGGATCGGTCGTCCATCTACCTATGCGCCAACCATTTCAACAATACAAAGAAGACAATACGTTGAAAAAGGCACGGTAGAAGGAAAAGAAAGACCTTATGCACAATTAATTTTAAAAGAAAATAAGGTTGACGAAAAAAAGCTAGTTGAAAAAGTAGGCTCAGATAAAGGAAAATTAGTTCCAACAGATATAGGAAATATCGTAAATGATTTTTTAGTAGCTAACTTTTCTAATATCCTAGATTTTGGATTTACAGCAAAAGTTGAATCTGATTTTGATAATATAGCAGAAGGTAAGGAAGATTGGATAAGAATGATTAAAGAGTTTTATCAAGATTTTCATCCTACAGTAGAAGACGTAGCAGCTAATGCTGAGAGAGCTAAAGGAGAGCGACTTTTAGGAGTAGATCCCGATAGTGGGAAAAACGTATATGTGCGTTTAGGCCGTTTTGGAGCGATGGTACAAATAGGAGAAGCTACAGATGAAGAAAAACCAAAGTTTGCAAGCTTACAAGGAGATCAAACAATGAACTCTATTACTTATGAGGAAGCAATGGATTTGTTTCAGTTACCAAAAACTTTAGGAACGTATGATAATTTGGAGGTAGTAGTAGCAAATGGTCGTTTTGGACCCTATATTAAGTTTGATGGGAAGTATGTTTCTTTAGACAAAGGAGAAAATCCGATGTCTGTAGATATGGATAGAGCTATTGAACTAATAGAAGCAAAACGTAAAGCAGATGCACCAATAGGTGTGTATGAAGGAATGCCTATCCAAAAAGGAGTAGGTCGTTTTGGTCCTTACATAAAATGGAATTCTATTTTTATTAATGTAAATAAAAAATATGATTTTGAGAACTTATCTAAATCAGATTTGGAGGAATTAATAGAAGATAAGAAGCGAAAAGAACGCGAGAAATTGATCCATAATTTTGAGGAAGTAGGTATTCGTGTAGAGAAGGCCCGTTGGGGACGTTTCAATGTGATAAAAGGGAAAATAAAGGTAGAGTTACCTAAAACAACTGAGATAGAGAAGATGACCCAAGAAGAGGCAGAAAAATTGATAGAAGCCAAAACGCCCAAGAAAAAAACTACTAAGAAAAAAGCAAAGAAAAAAAAATAG
- a CDS encoding formimidoylglutamase has protein sequence MNFDFLIPVKDSVTVNNVSQSSAALGRNIFIHTKENGFPDLEVVQVAILGVEEGRGVINNVGCGENLNKIREKLYELYLGDWNLQIADIGNIQKGNTIKDTYFAVSEIVLSLLKKNIIPIIIGGGQDITYANYRAYDTLEQTVNLVGVDSQFDLGDLEGALSSKSFLSKVIMEAPNNLFNYSNIGYQTYLNPQEEIKLLNNLFFDTYRLGMVKKVTLVEPIMRDADIVSIDISSIRQSEAPANNNASPNGFYGEEICAIARYAGISDKVTSFGIYEYNASLDRNNQTASLIAQMIWFFVEGVNSRAKDYPYATKESYQKFTVMLDNDDPLNFYKSDKSGRWWMEINLITNNKHKRHALIPCDYQDYELALNHKIPERWYKALQKLT, from the coding sequence ATGAATTTTGACTTTTTAATCCCTGTAAAAGATTCAGTGACAGTGAATAACGTGTCACAATCTTCTGCTGCCTTAGGGAGAAATATTTTTATCCATACTAAAGAAAATGGCTTCCCTGATTTGGAAGTTGTTCAGGTGGCGATACTAGGAGTTGAAGAAGGTAGAGGAGTAATAAATAACGTAGGTTGTGGTGAAAATTTGAATAAAATTCGAGAAAAATTATACGAGTTATATCTAGGAGATTGGAACCTTCAAATAGCAGATATAGGAAATATTCAAAAGGGAAACACAATCAAAGATACCTATTTTGCGGTATCAGAAATAGTGTTATCTCTTCTTAAAAAAAATATAATTCCAATTATTATAGGAGGAGGCCAAGATATCACTTACGCAAACTATAGAGCTTATGATACATTAGAGCAAACGGTAAATCTAGTAGGAGTAGATAGTCAGTTTGATTTAGGTGATTTAGAAGGAGCATTATCTTCAAAATCATTTTTAAGCAAGGTGATTATGGAAGCTCCGAATAATTTGTTTAATTATAGCAATATAGGCTATCAAACATACTTGAATCCTCAAGAGGAAATAAAATTATTAAATAATTTATTTTTTGATACCTACCGTTTAGGGATGGTGAAAAAAGTAACCTTAGTAGAGCCAATTATGAGAGATGCTGATATCGTAAGTATTGATATCAGTAGTATAAGGCAAAGTGAAGCTCCTGCAAATAATAATGCTTCCCCAAACGGATTTTATGGAGAGGAAATTTGTGCAATAGCTCGTTACGCAGGTATTAGTGATAAAGTGACCTCTTTCGGTATTTACGAGTATAATGCTAGTTTGGATAGAAATAATCAGACAGCTAGTTTAATAGCCCAAATGATCTGGTTTTTTGTTGAAGGGGTGAATTCTAGAGCTAAAGACTATCCTTATGCAACAAAAGAAAGTTACCAAAAATTTACGGTAATGTTGGATAATGATGATCCACTAAACTTCTATAAAAGCGATAAAAGTGGTCGTTGGTGGATGGAAATAAATTTAATAACGAATAATAAACATAAAAGACATGCGTTAATACCATGTGACTATCAGGATTATGAATTAGCCTTAAATCATAAAATTCCTGAAAGATGGTATAAAGCACTGCAAAAGCTTACGTAA
- a CDS encoding sigma-54 interaction domain-containing protein, which yields MENLTTIKQRFGIIGNDPQLHRAMEKAVRVAPTDISVLVTGESGVGKESIPKIIHQLSHRKHAKYIAVNCGAIPEGTIDSELFGHEKGAFTGATNTRKGYFEVADGGTIFLDEVGELPLTTQVRLLRVLENGEFIKVGSSQVQKTNVRIIAATNVQMQSAIAKEKFREDLYYRLSTVEIHLPPLRERGQDIHLLFRKFASDFAQKYRMPTIRLDENATKALLNYHFPGNIRQLKNIVEEISVVEENRNVSLEKIIQYLPDNKGNLPAIVGSKNNSNDFATERDIMYKILFDMRNDLNDLKKLTLDLMQNGNTEKVQAENHQLIEKIYQDQHRKASPNPVEVVQIPQKSLENNYEFAETIEEDENLSLQEKEIEMIRKSLEKNNNKRKLAAKELGISERTLYRKIKQYDL from the coding sequence ATGGAAAACTTAACAACCATTAAACAACGCTTTGGTATCATTGGTAATGACCCTCAACTTCATCGGGCTATGGAAAAAGCCGTGAGAGTTGCTCCTACTGATATTTCCGTATTGGTTACTGGTGAAAGTGGTGTGGGAAAAGAAAGTATTCCAAAAATAATTCATCAATTGTCTCATAGAAAACACGCTAAATACATTGCTGTAAACTGTGGAGCCATTCCTGAAGGAACTATCGATAGTGAATTATTTGGCCATGAAAAAGGTGCTTTTACAGGAGCCACAAATACAAGAAAAGGGTATTTCGAAGTTGCTGATGGTGGTACTATCTTTTTAGATGAAGTTGGAGAGTTGCCTTTAACAACTCAGGTTCGTTTATTGCGTGTTTTGGAGAATGGAGAATTTATAAAAGTAGGATCTTCTCAAGTACAAAAAACAAATGTTCGTATCATTGCTGCCACCAATGTACAAATGCAAAGCGCTATTGCTAAAGAGAAATTTAGAGAAGATTTATATTACCGTTTAAGTACTGTAGAAATTCACTTGCCTCCTTTGAGAGAAAGAGGTCAAGATATTCATTTATTATTTAGGAAGTTTGCTTCTGATTTTGCTCAGAAATACAGAATGCCTACCATTCGTTTAGATGAAAATGCTACTAAGGCACTATTGAACTATCATTTTCCAGGGAATATTCGTCAACTAAAAAATATTGTTGAAGAAATTTCCGTTGTTGAAGAAAACAGAAATGTTTCCTTAGAAAAAATCATTCAATACCTCCCCGATAATAAAGGTAATTTACCTGCTATTGTTGGCAGTAAAAATAACTCAAATGATTTTGCTACAGAAAGAGATATCATGTACAAAATTTTATTTGACATGCGTAATGATCTTAACGATTTAAAAAAGTTAACCTTAGATTTAATGCAAAATGGGAACACTGAAAAAGTTCAAGCAGAAAATCATCAATTAATTGAAAAAATCTACCAAGATCAACACAGAAAAGCAAGTCCAAATCCTGTTGAAGTAGTTCAAATTCCGCAAAAATCTCTTGAAAACAACTACGAATTTGCAGAAACTATAGAAGAAGATGAAAATCTTTCTTTGCAAGAAAAAGAAATTGAAATGATTCGAAAATCTCTAGAAAAAAACAACAATAAACGCAAACTTGCTGCCAAAGAATTGGGTATTTCAGAAAGAACTTTATACCGAAAAATAAAACAATACGATCTATAA
- the porK gene encoding T9SS ring complex lipoprotein PorK/GldK, producing the protein MKKIVVFALLVSIVYGCGSSNDRGELVGVKSKRKWFAEKPYGMALIPGGSFTMGKQDEDPLGAMNAPTKTVTVQPFYMDESEITNSEYKKFVVWVRDSVTRTKLAYQAEFAAGDNDPANVGKKAQGIQRYAFASADTINESPYQKYMRENYYELGEGIDSLKPLNWEEKLIWEKDEYPDVDYVEVMDSLYIKKDEALNGIRTFNTKLLNYRYFWFDNEQAARTGKSRKDFMRDEVLNIYPDTTVWIKDFNYSYNDPMHQEYFAHKAYEEYPVVGINWYQARAFCHWRTQIKNTYQRSKKNLGLVPSFRLPTEAEWEYAARGGLNYAKYPWGGPNTTSDRGCFLANFKPVRGDYAADGALYTMEAVSFNPNEYGLYNMAGNVAEWTNTAYNQMSYYMGSTMNPNVENRENQRKIIRGGSWKDVAYFLEVGSRDWEYADTARSYIGFRTVQDYLGTKKN; encoded by the coding sequence ATGAAGAAAATAGTAGTATTTGCATTATTGGTTTCCATCGTTTACGGATGTGGTTCAAGTAACGATAGAGGAGAGTTAGTTGGAGTGAAGTCCAAAAGAAAATGGTTTGCAGAAAAACCATATGGTATGGCATTAATCCCAGGAGGGTCATTTACCATGGGTAAGCAAGATGAAGATCCTTTAGGAGCAATGAATGCCCCAACAAAAACAGTGACAGTACAGCCATTTTATATGGATGAATCTGAAATCACAAATAGTGAATATAAGAAGTTCGTTGTTTGGGTACGAGATTCTGTTACAAGAACGAAGTTGGCATACCAAGCAGAATTTGCTGCGGGAGATAATGATCCAGCTAATGTAGGAAAGAAAGCACAAGGAATTCAACGATATGCATTTGCTTCTGCTGATACGATTAATGAGTCTCCATATCAAAAATATATGAGAGAAAATTATTATGAGTTAGGAGAAGGAATAGACTCTTTGAAACCTTTAAATTGGGAGGAGAAATTAATTTGGGAAAAAGACGAGTATCCTGATGTTGATTATGTAGAAGTTATGGATTCTTTGTATATCAAGAAGGATGAGGCTTTAAACGGCATAAGAACTTTTAATACAAAACTATTAAATTACAGATACTTTTGGTTTGATAATGAACAAGCTGCGAGAACAGGAAAAAGTAGAAAAGATTTTATGAGAGATGAAGTTTTAAATATTTATCCAGATACTACTGTATGGATTAAAGATTTTAACTATTCTTATAATGATCCAATGCATCAAGAATATTTTGCTCACAAAGCATATGAGGAATACCCTGTTGTAGGAATCAATTGGTACCAAGCAAGAGCTTTTTGTCATTGGAGAACGCAAATAAAAAATACGTATCAGAGATCTAAAAAGAATCTAGGGTTGGTACCATCATTTAGGTTACCAACGGAGGCCGAGTGGGAATATGCTGCTCGTGGAGGTTTGAATTATGCAAAATATCCTTGGGGAGGGCCTAACACAACTAGTGATAGAGGTTGTTTCTTAGCAAACTTTAAACCTGTTCGTGGAGATTATGCCGCAGATGGAGCTTTATATACAATGGAAGCCGTGTCTTTCAATCCAAATGAATATGGATTGTATAATATGGCTGGTAATGTAGCTGAATGGACAAATACAGCATATAATCAAATGTCTTACTACATGGGGTCAACAATGAATCCTAACGTAGAGAATAGAGAGAATCAAAGAAAAATTATTCGAGGAGGTTCATGGAAAGATGTAGCATATTTCTTAGAAGTAGGTTCTAGAGATTGGGAGTATGCAGATACGGCAAGAAGTTATATCGGTTTCAGAACTGTTCAAGATTATTTAGGAACAAAGAAAAATTAA
- the porM gene encoding type IX secretion system motor protein PorM/GldM, which translates to MAGGKLSPRQKMVNLMYLVFIAMLAMNMSKEVLSAFGLMNGKLVDSNKRLEEKNASAYDALALKATEQAKQYGPAKAKTDRIKAMANNLYTFIGDLKDKMIVGIEDVTAFESMDKSDFLDQYFFKGGKISPNGKEFVDKINNFRDQSAQILGGSELSEIVKMRFSTADVKDKEGIKKNWLKYNYEGFPLIASITKLTQIQADIRATEAEALSSLLQGELESAVSLKNYEAMVLFEKNAYYAGEKLSGKIVLGKKDDNLTAEKVIVNGEEIAADKIQAGQVILDGPAGSVGDKELKGEFQFMENDSLVTIPIKGSYAVIPKPNEAVISADKMNVVYKGLTNPLTISIPGIPSHKVVASAPGLTRTKGSSYVMRPTGKGGSNVTIRVSGKLPDGTPVSSNKKFRIKDIPPAVGMVRGQYGVVKMPKASLGRTSVAAGLPDFLFDLKLNISSFKVKVPGQVTVSVNGTKFNSRAKQALSKARRGDQIVIFDIKANVSGSSYQIKKVLPVSIEITN; encoded by the coding sequence ATGGCAGGAGGAAAACTATCTCCAAGGCAGAAAATGGTAAACTTAATGTACTTAGTGTTTATTGCAATGTTAGCAATGAACATGAGTAAGGAAGTACTGTCTGCTTTTGGATTGATGAATGGTAAACTAGTAGATTCTAACAAAAGATTAGAAGAGAAAAATGCAAGTGCTTATGACGCTTTGGCTTTAAAGGCAACTGAACAAGCCAAGCAATATGGGCCCGCAAAGGCTAAAACAGATCGAATAAAAGCCATGGCTAATAATCTTTATACTTTCATAGGTGATTTGAAAGACAAGATGATTGTTGGCATAGAAGATGTTACTGCTTTTGAATCAATGGATAAGTCTGATTTTTTAGATCAATATTTTTTTAAAGGAGGAAAAATATCTCCTAATGGAAAAGAGTTTGTTGATAAAATTAATAACTTTAGAGACCAGTCAGCTCAAATATTAGGAGGAAGCGAACTTTCTGAAATTGTCAAAATGCGTTTTTCAACAGCAGATGTAAAAGACAAAGAAGGAATTAAGAAAAATTGGTTAAAATATAATTATGAAGGTTTTCCTTTAATAGCATCTATAACAAAACTAACTCAAATTCAGGCAGATATTAGAGCTACTGAAGCAGAAGCGTTATCTTCTCTATTACAAGGAGAATTGGAAAGTGCCGTTTCGTTAAAAAATTACGAAGCAATGGTACTTTTTGAAAAGAATGCATACTACGCCGGAGAAAAATTATCTGGGAAAATCGTTTTGGGTAAAAAAGATGATAACTTAACTGCTGAAAAGGTAATTGTTAATGGTGAAGAAATTGCTGCAGATAAGATTCAAGCAGGTCAAGTAATTTTAGATGGACCAGCAGGGTCTGTAGGTGATAAAGAATTAAAAGGAGAGTTCCAATTTATGGAAAATGACTCTTTAGTAACAATTCCTATAAAGGGGTCTTACGCTGTAATTCCAAAACCAAACGAGGCTGTAATTTCTGCAGACAAAATGAATGTGGTATATAAAGGGTTAACGAATCCGTTAACAATTTCTATCCCTGGAATTCCTTCGCATAAAGTAGTAGCTTCTGCTCCTGGTTTAACAAGAACTAAAGGTAGTAGTTACGTAATGAGACCAACAGGAAAAGGAGGTAGTAATGTTACGATTAGAGTATCAGGAAAGTTACCTGACGGAACACCTGTAAGCTCAAATAAAAAGTTTAGAATAAAAGATATTCCACCAGCAGTAGGAATGGTAAGAGGGCAGTATGGAGTTGTTAAAATGCCTAAAGCTAGTTTAGGAAGAACTTCGGTAGCCGCTGGATTGCCAGACTTTTTATTCGATTTAAAATTAAATATAAGTAGCTTTAAAGTTAAGGTACCAGGGCAAGTAACTGTTTCAGTTAATGGAACCAAGTTTAATAGTAGAGCTAAACAAGCTTTAAGCAAGGCAAGAAGGGGTGATCAAATTGTGATTTTTGATATTAAAGCAAATGTATCGGGATCTTCTTACCAAATTAAAAAGGTATTGCCTGTAAGTATAGAAATTACAAATTAA
- the secG gene encoding preprotein translocase subunit SecG, with the protein MTAYTLVLILILIVAFALILIVMVQNPKGGGLSSSFGGGAQSLGGVQNTNNFLDKATWTLAIAMFVLILLANFAIPRGNSSEVPSLENTLENVEKTTPVEAPAATTKDSVN; encoded by the coding sequence ATGACAGCTTATACTTTAGTTTTAATATTAATATTAATTGTGGCTTTTGCCTTAATTTTAATTGTTATGGTTCAAAATCCTAAAGGGGGTGGTTTATCTTCATCTTTTGGAGGTGGAGCTCAAAGCTTAGGTGGTGTTCAAAATACCAATAATTTTCTTGATAAAGCTACTTGGACATTAGCTATTGCAATGTTTGTTTTAATTTTATTAGCAAATTTTGCTATCCCTAGAGGTAATTCAAGTGAAGTTCCTTCATTAGAAAATACTTTAGAGAATGTTGAAAAAACAACACCTGTAGAAGCACCTGCAGCTACTACTAAGGATTCTGTCAATTAA
- the miaB gene encoding tRNA (N6-isopentenyl adenosine(37)-C2)-methylthiotransferase MiaB, which produces MEHVEKVIDEKIQGKALVTTNKKENNKKLFIESYGCQMNMNDSEIVASILADQGFNTTQSLEEADLVLVNTCSIREKAETTIRKRLQKYNAVKKTNPLMKVGVLGCMAERLKEKFLEEEKIVDLVVGPDAYRDLPNLLAEIDAGKDAINVILSKEETYGDVAPVRLNSNGVSAFVSITRGCDNMCTFCVVPFTRGRERSRDPQSITKEIRTMQEKNFKEITLLGQNVDSYLWYGGGLKKDFKKASEMAQATAVDFAQLLDIVATEFPKMRFRFATSNPQDMSLDVIHTMAKHKNICKYIHLPVQSGSNNMLKAMNRQHTREEYIQLVDTIYKIIPEMALSQDMIAGFCGETEQDHQDTLDLMRHVKYDFGFMFAYSERPGTLAAKKMPDDVPNAVKKRRLQEIIDLQQEHSLYRTNQHLGKTEEVLIEGESKKSTTHWKGRNTQNTVIVFPKEHYKVGDFVNVKIEDCTSATLIGTAVGYSDNN; this is translated from the coding sequence ATGGAACACGTAGAAAAGGTAATAGACGAAAAAATTCAAGGGAAAGCCCTTGTTACAACAAATAAAAAAGAAAACAACAAGAAGCTTTTTATTGAGAGTTATGGCTGTCAAATGAATATGAATGATAGTGAAATTGTTGCTTCTATCTTGGCTGACCAAGGTTTTAACACAACGCAATCTTTAGAAGAGGCCGATTTGGTATTGGTAAACACTTGTTCTATTAGAGAAAAAGCAGAAACAACTATTCGCAAACGTTTACAGAAATATAACGCTGTTAAAAAAACAAACCCCTTAATGAAAGTAGGAGTTTTAGGCTGTATGGCTGAACGTTTAAAAGAAAAGTTTTTAGAAGAAGAAAAAATTGTCGATCTAGTTGTTGGCCCTGATGCTTATAGAGACTTACCAAATTTACTCGCGGAAATTGATGCTGGTAAAGATGCTATCAATGTTATTTTATCAAAGGAAGAAACTTATGGAGATGTTGCTCCTGTTCGTTTGAATTCAAATGGAGTTTCTGCTTTTGTTTCTATTACTCGTGGTTGCGATAATATGTGTACATTTTGTGTCGTTCCATTCACTAGAGGCCGAGAGCGAAGTCGAGATCCTCAAAGTATCACTAAGGAAATTCGTACTATGCAAGAAAAGAATTTTAAAGAAATTACGCTATTAGGTCAAAACGTTGACAGTTATCTGTGGTATGGAGGTGGCTTAAAAAAAGACTTTAAAAAAGCTTCTGAAATGGCACAAGCTACAGCAGTTGACTTTGCACAACTACTAGATATTGTAGCTACTGAGTTTCCTAAAATGCGTTTCCGCTTTGCCACTTCAAACCCGCAAGACATGAGCTTAGATGTGATTCATACCATGGCAAAGCACAAAAATATCTGCAAATACATCCACCTACCTGTTCAAAGTGGTAGTAATAATATGCTTAAAGCAATGAATCGTCAGCATACCAGAGAGGAATATATTCAGTTAGTGGATACTATCTACAAAATCATTCCCGAAATGGCTTTATCTCAAGATATGATTGCCGGTTTTTGTGGAGAAACGGAACAAGATCATCAAGACACACTAGATTTAATGAGACATGTTAAATATGATTTCGGATTCATGTTTGCTTATTCAGAAAGACCTGGAACTTTAGCTGCTAAAAAGATGCCAGATGATGTTCCTAATGCTGTTAAAAAAAGACGATTACAAGAAATTATCGATTTACAACAAGAACACAGCCTATACAGAACCAATCAACATTTAGGAAAAACCGAAGAAGTTTTAATTGAAGGAGAGTCAAAAAAATCTACAACCCATTGGAAAGGGAGAAATACTCAAAACACGGTAATTGTTTTCCCTAAAGAACATTATAAAGTAGGCGATTTTGTAAATGTAAAAATTGAAGATTGTACCTCTGCTACATTAATAGGTACTGCCGTTGGGTACTCTGACAATAATTAA
- a CDS encoding LptE family protein, protein MKTYIYIFFASIILGLSIISCGAYSFTGGNTGDAKTIQIDFFPNQASLVEPSLSQKFTLDLQDLFTRQTNLTLTSSGGDLHFEGEITDYRITPMSATAQQTAAQNRLTITVNVRFTNRLNEKDDFEKQFSFYDDFGANQQLSGSALEGILSTILERITQDIFNASVAKW, encoded by the coding sequence ATGAAAACATACATCTATATATTTTTTGCTTCTATAATTTTAGGATTATCAATCATCAGTTGTGGAGCATATTCTTTTACTGGAGGAAATACGGGAGATGCCAAAACAATTCAAATAGATTTTTTTCCTAATCAAGCTTCTTTAGTTGAACCTTCACTGAGTCAAAAATTCACATTAGACCTACAAGATTTATTCACCAGACAAACAAATCTTACGCTTACTTCTTCTGGAGGCGACCTACATTTTGAAGGGGAAATTACAGATTACAGAATCACTCCTATGAGTGCCACCGCACAGCAAACAGCTGCTCAAAACAGACTCACGATAACAGTTAATGTTCGATTTACCAATCGTTTAAATGAAAAAGATGATTTTGAAAAGCAATTTTCTTTTTATGACGATTTTGGGGCTAACCAGCAACTTTCTGGAAGTGCTCTAGAGGGGATTTTATCTACAATTTTAGAACGTATTACACAAGATATTTTTAATGCATCCGTAGCTAAATGGTAG
- the porL gene encoding type IX secretion system motor protein PorL/GldL: MAQSKSSKKLMNMVYGLGASVVILGALCKIQHLSFGPITGGMILTIGLIVEALVFAISAFEPVDDELDWTKVYPELAGGQSLGNGGKDASTGDAQSMLSQKLDDILKEAKLDAELIGSLGSSIQNFQGAAEGLTSATETVASTNKYNEQMSLAAVKMESLNSLYEVQVENASKQADLNSAMVENSQKLQDQMESLATNLSSLNGVYGGMLSAMSKN, translated from the coding sequence ATGGCACAATCAAAATCAAGCAAAAAATTAATGAACATGGTTTACGGTCTGGGAGCGTCCGTAGTAATCCTTGGAGCTTTATGTAAAATACAGCACCTTTCATTCGGACCTATAACAGGAGGTATGATTCTTACGATAGGATTAATAGTAGAGGCATTGGTATTTGCAATATCTGCTTTTGAACCTGTAGATGATGAATTGGATTGGACAAAAGTGTACCCAGAATTAGCAGGTGGACAAAGTTTAGGTAATGGAGGCAAAGATGCTTCTACAGGTGATGCACAAAGCATGTTGTCACAAAAGCTTGATGATATATTAAAAGAAGCTAAATTGGATGCAGAATTAATAGGAAGCTTAGGAAGCAGTATTCAAAATTTCCAAGGAGCAGCAGAAGGCTTAACTTCAGCAACAGAAACAGTAGCATCTACCAATAAATATAATGAGCAAATGTCTTTAGCTGCAGTAAAGATGGAGTCATTAAATAGCTTGTATGAAGTACAGGTTGAAAATGCATCAAAGCAAGCAGACTTAAATTCAGCAATGGTAGAGAATTCTCAAAAATTACAAGATCAAATGGAATCTTTAGCAACAAACTTATCATCTCTTAATGGAGTTTATGGTGGTATGTTGTCAGCAATGTCAAAAAATTAA